The Mytilus galloprovincialis chromosome 11, xbMytGall1.hap1.1, whole genome shotgun sequence genome contains the following window.
GCTTAGCTTTACGTAGCTCTAGGTTCAAATGTTCACATTGGGCTTCTAACTGTTCAATTTCGGACTGAATACTTGTAGTACTTTTAGGGTGTCTAGACGGCTTGACCGAGAGGGGGGTTTCTCGACGTACATGTACTCGCTGGTCACTTATAGGAGGAGGAGATGGATCGTGTAACATAGGGCTGACATGAGCTTCCTCAGCAGTAGCTAATAAAGGGGAACTGAAAGTCAACGTTTCCTTGTTCATTGTGCGGTCACTACCTCCTGTCAGGGATCGAAGAACATCCTTGTATCTATTGCCTGCATTTGATCTAGGTGTTCGCTGCATAGTATGTGATTTTATCACAgtaaattgtccatatttttataaaaattgctTTGAATTTTGCCATCCAAAATAAGGCCTGGACGCAGCCATGCTACATTTAATTAAACAACAACCCAAAGCTGGAATGGACCCGACTCGATCTCCGTAAAAGCGAATTTACCCAAAAATTCTACGCCCGCGCTTTCGAAAGACTCTTCCTAAAAACACtagctgagtcttgttatcatcataactttccctcagctatCAGAAAGAAGCTAAAAACTAGTCCAAATAGCTAAAAACATCCTTCTATTCATTCTTTTTACCGGAAATTACTTTCgttttaattttgtatgttatgataaatcccgagcaatctttctttcttctttctttcttgtgtatgagCTTCCTATCTAAGAAACACCCCTTACTGGGTAATCAGGAGTATTTACAGGAGTgggtatatataaataaatcaaagatttattttatatttttaaaagttaattaaaatatgggttcgataaaaaaaaaaagacaaaggtaaaaataatagataaaataaaataatgtaaaaaaggTCCAGTAGACGTGTTCTGTACATATGGTGGAAAGGTTAAGAGATAAAAATACCAATCAATTAGGGAAAATACCAATCAATTAGGGATGGAAAAATATTCACAGAGGATTAGAAAATGTTTGGAGACAGAAAATCTAAAAATCATCTTATCCAACATAAGTAAAAAATAGACACTTGATTAAGTACATAATTAAGTCACTAAAAGTTCATTGTCTATAATATTCATTCCTTGAATTCTCATACTTCCATTTGAATTTCACTTGATATCTAAATTCTTTAGAAGCTGTAAGCGGCAGATATGTATTTTGTAACAGAAGTCTCTAGTTAGTGACTCAATATTCGTCTTCTGGGTTTTCCTGAGGTTTTGCAGATTGtagaaaactgaaaaatcaaGCAAAAGTGCTACAATGTTTTGGTTGATGTTAAAGAGTTGTTCCCACCCTTTGCAGCCTatgaaaggagtaggggcattaggGCCttgttttggcccaagaaaacaaaatgtttgataactttttcaaattggcacatagtctttagaaatgcatagggtcaagaaatataaatgaaaaacattaagattctaatgtgatgacgtcacaattacatcataatatgtactgttttcacaaaagcgatgaaaattcagaatttatgcagttttctatctttatttctgttgtggaaacatcgtgcgcagcccagaaacaacaaaatgatttaactgaagctttattattactattgacaaaatctcaccaaatataaagttgtttctttggtgcgcacatacttttccaatcgaaaatatacttaaaaatttgataaaaaccaaggaaaatcacaaaattttacaacaTATGCAAATTTaggcatgatttgttgccatggtaacttgttcaatgtccaaaattatttagtttttctgaataccttctacctgagatacttttcagtaatacaaaaatatgtatgataatttttaaatttgcagtaatttttgggccaaataagggccttattgcccctactcctttgtgaCCAGGACTTTGAGAGGAAGGAAGTACTTCATACGAGtttccttaaacatgttaaagctgGACAGAATGTTAAGACGTGCGTTAAATCTTCGTCCTCCCTATGACACAGCAGGCATATTGCATTTATCTTGTATTGGCTAAATTTCGAATTCGAAAATAAAAGACAGCATGACATACGCTAATTAgataaacgccgagaagatcgaaatgttttcaaagaAGGGGCGCAACACCACAGCGAAATTTACATACTTgagtaggattgctacggatgattccgacaacaaaagtACTCGCACAAAACACCATTgtgaagaaaaataaatttagatttaCGACATAACATTTACGGTCATTTTTAAGTTGTTATCAACCAAGAGTAGTTATTGTCCTATTCGTGATTGTCTTATTGGGAATTGGATTGTTTTGCTATTTCACTAAATTTAAGGTAAccatataattattttgactgCAGCAATCAATTATCGGATTTAGTAATAAATGTATCAAATCCGAGACTACTACAGGTGTAATGGTAGACTAGTCTCGGCTCAAATCCATTCATATCAACTCGGTATTGAATTTTTTAGTATAATGAAGGGGGTCTTGTTCCCGAAATCtcgggcttaaaaccatgaaatcccgaggtcccaaatttttaaacaaaattaaatcccgacatcccgaaattcgaaaaaaaagaaatcccggataccgaaagggtcaatcccgaaatcccgagatcCCGATATCCCGAATAACACCCCCCCCCCTCACAAATGtgaaatgaaatattaagtaaatacaACTGATCATTGTAGAAATAGAATTTAATGTTTAACACATATATAAACAACATATAAGCAACAGTACACAAACATTGATTCAGGTATCTTAAATGTATCAAATCTAAGACTACTAAAAGTGTTATAGTAGACTTGTTTgaggggataggacctttatcaggtgTTTTAAGCTCGGGATATCGAAATTGATACTTCCGGGAACTGGGACttcttttttttcgaatttcgggatgtcgagatttatatttatttaaattcgggacatcggaatttcgtgtttttaagacaggtatttcgggatcaggacccctcctatcccctcCTAATATCGCTcaaattcatttattcattcatattTACTCAGTATTTTATTAAGAGTGTGTAATGAAATAATATAAGTAAAGAAAACTGAccttaatataataaaattaaatattaccaTGCTTACCTTATAGTAGTATATAAAattgtatactgtggattcatttattttcgtgggtaccaattttcgtggattaagaaaacTAACATGtccgtggatatttaatttcgtggttctgATGAAATCTTCATAAAAGCCTTAAGAAAATTtggtattcgttgaacatttaatttcgtggttatCCGGTTCCCACGAAATCAACAaatattggtatccaacgaaaaatgATGAATCCATGTAGTATTACCTCATATAAGCGACAGCACACCAACATTGATTCAGATACTACTTTGTCTGATgggttgaattttaaaaataattaaattgttacCTAACAATTTTAGAAGTTTCCTCCAAAATAGACATGCCTCAATTAACCAATTTATCATGGAACGTAaagtttccatacaacaaattatTCAAACCTAGAGAGATAACAAAAATCATATCTATCATAATATTCGTTGATTCCATGAAAAAAATCCTATGATATCATAAACAGAACAACTGAAGCATCACTATATAACtttgtattttgttgttttgcaTGCGTTCCATATTTTCTTTGTCTCGGTAATCGCCCCTTGATATTTTTGCTACAAGTCTGAGCTACAAGAAGAGTTTAATCATGATGTAACTGTAAGTTTAGATCCTaaaaattttcaacaattgtacAGTATTGACTGCCTGTAAAAAACAATGGCTTTGCAAGGTTATCGTATTACTTAAAGAATTTGTAACATTGTTTCATATTTAGTATATGGAACGCCACATTAACATTTTTATGggtaattttgaagaagaaattaaatcgaattttcagtacacccatgctaaaattttgattttttatggaaaatgcagttgcaagtgttttatttattaatcataaaattaataatttaaattcaaatataattcaTTGTCATGGCATGGCCACGTGGGCTCGGcccgatataggaagatgtagtatgagtgccaatgagacaagttgacaactctccatcgaaataacaatttataaacgtaaaccattataggtcaatgtacagccttcaacacggagccttcaacacatgtatatttataacTTCTTACCAATAAGTGTGTGACAAATATCATGATTACATGTATAAACACACAAAATACATTTCACAAACAAAACATATCCGGGTCCCATCAGACATAAAAAGTGAAAAAGCAAAACAATATATctacagtatatatatacatgtaataaatataaatataaataattatatgaataaatcaagagcagggatggggtaattgaaaatgtaatggtaattaagtgtaatgcaggGTATGAAATTAGCAGGGGCCCACTCGCCGATGGACCCTAAAATTTGGTGTGGGCTACTGAAATTTCTGCTTCCCTAGTATAACAGTATATATATCGTCTACAAAATTACTGAAGCTGTGGACAACTGTGCTAAAAATCTAAACTTCAATCCCTGTAATGCATttcaattttccatgtaattgaatgtaatgtgtaattgaatattttttaattacatgttatggtaatttaattaattacaatgaaaaaagcatgtaatggtattattatttttatttacaaacttgTATTATGTTGTTTTGTATGCGTTCTTCTTTGTTATCACCCTTTGAAATGCTTACGGTAAGCTAGTTCAAATAATTaggacgtcttgaaaggctattatattttttttctttgacgcctttattcatgttatttagaCAACTTGaaagtctattaatttttttttctttcagtttcaCGCCTTTATTATGATTTGataggctattatattttttttttctttgacacctTTATACATCGATGTCATAATGCTGAAGccatcattttccatgttttcgGTTTGACTTTGAGAGCATAATTTGCCCTTAACTTTGAGACCCAATTTAACCATTAAATTTTCATTGAAGGCTAAAAATGTTtgcatatataaataaatcttaccttttatgtgtttgtttgtgcaaaatatttccaattattCCCTACAGTAATAATAAAAGAAGCTACAATTCCATCCGAGGCGTGAACATGTCgattgattttttaaaacgtttatctGATTTCTTTTATAAGGagattataaattaatttttgcaCCATTAAActaaatatcaggcacaatccttcccgtgaggggtttagtatcataccatcataacatatatgagaagaacataacccgtggcatgccaacaactgtttgataaaaatgacgcatattttcccaatagaAAAGGGTAGTTTTGAataaagccaacaatatcactgtaaTCATTTTCTTTTGATTAGACTCCAGCCCAGTTGGCTACAAAGGACAAAGAACAGACAAAAAATAACAGAAAGAAATAAAATGTCGAAGAAGCAAACTACAGACATTTGCATGACCCTTGATGAGACTACAGGTTTTATGATTGCCTCCCTTGATGAAACAACAACTTCCGGCAATTCATCCCTTGATGAGCATGATAAGACTACAGGTTTCATGATTGTCAAATCTGATAAAACTACAACTTCCATGATTTCACCCCTTGACCAATATGACGGGGTGACTACAGTCGCAGATTGCATGATTAACACCCTTGACGAGACTACAGGTTTTATGATTGCCTCCCTTGATGAAACAACAACTTCCGGCAATTCATCCCTTGATGAAACTACAACTTCCTGGATATCACCCCTGAACGAGACTACAAGAGCAACAACTGACCAATTTAATGAAACCACAAAGTCCATGATATCACCTCTTGACAAGACTACCAGTCAGTTAGTTCAAGAGGAAACGAAAGGAATGAGACAAAAATTACACTGGCACGTTAAAACAAATACCAGAGAGAAACGTTATCAATGTAATGGTATACATATTaatgaaaacactttcaaatGTGAAATATGTTATAAAGGATTAAAGTCCAAACGGGTTTTAGAGTCGCACATTAGAATACACACTGGTGATAAACCTTTTAAATGTGAAATATGTTTCAAGGAATTTAGCGAAAAACAGGTTTTGAAGTCACACATAAGAACACACAATGGCGATAAACCTtttaaatgtgatgtatgtggtaaaacaTTTGTCGTTTAAGGAATGTTAAAGAAACACTCTAGAATACATACTGGTGAAAGACCTTTTAAGTGTGATACATGTGGAAGAGATTTTAGTGACCCAAGGGCCTTAAAAAGACATACGAAATCGCATACTGGAGATAAACCTCACAAATGTGATGTGTGTGGTCAAAGGTTTATTAGGAATCAGCATTTACAGACACATAAGAGAACACATACTGGAGAGAAACCTTTTAAGTGTGAGGAATGTGGTAAGGAGTTTAGTTCTCGTCGAAGCTTAAAGTTACATACGAACACACATTCTgtagataaaccttataaatgtgatatatgtggtaaagggttaaGTCGTCGTCAAAGCCTTAAGGTACACATGAGAACACACACTGGACACGCAGAGACTGGAAAtaaactatacatgctatataaatGTGATGTGTGTGGTAAAGTGTTTAGTCGATGTCAAAGCTTACAgggacacatgagaatacacactGGACATGCAGAGACGGGAAATAAACCgtataaatgtgatgtatgtggtaaagggtttagtcagagTCAAAGCTTAAAGTATCACAcgagaacacatactggtgataaaccGTATAAGTGTGATGTGTGTGGTAAAGTATTTATTCTTCGTCATATCTTGAAGATACACATGAGAACACACACTGCTGATAAACTTTATAAATGTGATGTTTGTGGTAAAGGATTTAGTCATAGTGGTAACTTACAGacacacatgagaacacatactggagataaaccttataaatgtggtGTATGTGGTAAAGGTTTTAGTGTGAATGATACCTTACAAGGTCACATGAGAACACACACTGGAGATAAACCTTTTAAATGTGATGTGTGTAGTAAAGTGTATAGTCGTCGTCAAAGCTTAAAGGAAcatatgagaacacatactggtgaaaaaccttataaatgtgatgtttGTGATAAAGTGTTTCGTTTGAAACGAATTTTACAGAAACATAGCGGTCAGCACTTTTCACATGTGAAATATGTAAACAAGGATTTAGCAGGAAACAGATCTTACAGACACACTGAATAACACACACTTGTGATAAACCTTTTAAATGTGATAAATGCGGTAAAGACTCGTAGCAACACGCACAAATAACACTACTTAGCAATCGATGAACAAGACGCAtgttatacaatgttatattGAGATTAGGGACCCCCGTGAATATTAATTTCAAACACACGAGATTTTATAAACTGGAAAAAGTGACCACAGTGCAGTGACAATAACAAACAGATGAGAACATATAATATACTGGATAGAAACCATACAATTGTAATGATTAGTGTTATGGTTCAATTGACCACAGTGccttttacaaacaaaaactgtCCAGAAATCCCATAATTGTATTGTATGTTCTAATGGTTTAAGTGACCACAGTGCCTAAGTAACAACCATGAGATCATGATAATATACCGGACAGAAACCATATGATTTGAATGTATATTGTAAGAGTTAAATTGACAACAATGCCTTTTACACAAATGTATTACAAACACATGATATCATATTAAATGTACAGAAACCACATAATTGTAATGAATGAGGTAAAGGGTTTTAGTCTtcttgttatccattcatttgatgtttgattttgccatttgattagagacattccgttttgaattttcctcgggagttcagtatttttgtgattttacttgatACTTTATTTTAACTAAGAACATGCAGAGGAATAAGTTCTGAATTCTGGTGATACGTTATGGAGCAACCTTTTAACTTCAATAAGGGGTAATGGATTTTTGTCTGAGTCAGTATATTTTTCgcgcttttttttcaaaatttaacgcTATAAAGTATTTGAGGATTTTTTATTCTGAATACGTTTTTGTCATACCTGCTTCACCACAATATTTGTTAAGACCCACCCTTCTTATAGTTGACAACATACACGTGTCTTATATTACAACATATTAATGAGAGGTTGTAAACCCACAATGGATAGTGAAACTTTAATGTCTAAATGGAGCTGACAATGGCATGGGGAAAAATTGAAACAACCGACTATAAAATAAAaacgactgagcaacacgaacccaaacaaAACTACAGGGTAAACTtagaaatttagaatttttgaaatactaaggcttttttttacctcaggcatagattaccttagctggatttggcaaaacgttgaggaattttggtcctcaatgctcttcaacttcgtactttatttggcctttttaacttttttgaattcgagcgtcactaatgagtcttttgtagacgaaacgcgcgtctagcgtatatacaaaatttagtcctggtatctatgaagagtttatttagATGTTCTTGAATGGGATACATGTAGAATCGAACGTATTATATAAATTTACAGAATAACATTCATTGGATGTTGAATCGTCAAATATTACTTTGCCGTCCTCCGGCTGTATTGCCAGACAAAATGGGGCCGTGGGACATCAGAGCTCGACCTATATGAAAAAGTGTCCGTTTAAAATTGATGCGCTGCTACGTTGCATCAAACCTAGAGAGATTAAAACaacgaatgtaggacagaaagtcacaggacaaaaaaacacagacaaaaagtcacgggacattttttctgattattttcttttaataaaaaacgcttatttctacaaaaatatttttgtatttttcttgaactattgtatataaaccaactttgtaaacaaaaaaaatatcaaagatgatcaaataattgttaaaaatacaaaatgtcataGTGGCTTGACACTGAAATggcttcatcatgttcatggtgccaagaaatctttcttttgcatgattaaagttaaataaatcttcattttccAAGTacaatgacacatttcctaaactattaaaatatgattatatgtatttaaaagaaaatatttcaagatatttctcttatcaATATTCAATCAAATGTCAAcagattatttgtgactttttgtcctatcaaatttgtgactttatgtcctgtgactttctgtccgtttaccaaaACAACATATCTATCAAAATATTCTCTGATTCCATGAAAAAATCCTACCATAAACAGAACAACTGAAGCATCACTATTTAACTTTGGTTTTTTTGGTGTTTTGCATGCGTTCCATATTTTCTTCGTCTCGGTAATCGCCCCTAGATTTTTTTATGGTTGCCTTGGCTACAAGTCTGAGCTACAAGAAGGGATCAATGTAACTGTAAGTTCAATCCTATATTTGTTTTAAGATTTTGAGTAACTAAAtcgcaaaaatgaaaaatactcaACAATTGTACAGTATTCATACCTGTAAAAAAAACTATGGCATTGCAAGGTTAtctacttcttcttcttcttcttcttcttcggaAGTCCACCCTATTTGCAGGGTCACCGCAATAAAAATATACTAgtttaagaaatattaaaaaattgttaggtttaaatatgtaactttgttttagtaaaacaaaaataataaggaTAAAAGGTAAAACTTGTATTTACACTGTACAGATCATACTGTCATAAGATTAAAACACTAATAATATATAATCTTTTGTCGCTAATTGTCTGATTCCTATTTTGTACTGAATTGAATTTGTATCTTTTGAAATTCTAAGGAATAGAGAAATCATTGCCTTGGGGATGAGTTGTTCAATGGATTCTGCTCCAAGCAAAATGTATATTGCAGCATCTGCAGTTCGTTGTGGTAGAGATAACagatgtttaaatgtctttttctggAAATTCTCCAATTTTAAAATATCAGTCTTAGTAAAATTAAGAATTTCAAAGCCGTATAGCATTCTTGGTATGAAAAATGTTCTCCACAGTTCATATGCAATCAATGGATTTATTCCATTTATTCCATTTATTCCATGTGAGCCTGATCCCATGAGGGAA
Protein-coding sequences here:
- the LOC143052159 gene encoding uncharacterized protein LOC143052159 — its product is MLKKHSRIHTGERPFKCDTCGRDFSDPRALKRHTKSHTGDKPHKCDVCGQRFIRNQHLQTHKRTHTGEKPFKCEECGKEFSSRRSLKLHTNTHSVDKPYKCDICGKGLSRRQSLKVHMRTHTGHAETGNKLYMLYKCDVCGKVFSRCQSLQGHMRIHTGHAETGNKPYKCDVCGKGFSQSQSLKYHTRTHTGDKPYKCDVCGKVFILRHILKIHMRTHTADKLYKCDVCGKGFSHSGNLQTHMRTHTGDKPYKCGVCGKGFSVNDTLQGHMRTHTGDKPFKCDVCSKVYSRRQSLKEHMRTHTGEKPYKCDVCDKVFRLKRILQKHSGQHFSHVKYVNKDLAGNRSYRHTE